Proteins encoded together in one Vigna angularis cultivar LongXiaoDou No.4 chromosome 5, ASM1680809v1, whole genome shotgun sequence window:
- the LOC108340644 gene encoding serrate RNA effector molecule codes for MAEVMNVPPESLDKSPSSDAPPPPPPPPPPTQPSPAADDLPPPPPPPHYQPRRRDRRDDRDFDRPPNRRGDYYDRNASPPRDRDRDRDRDFKRRRSPSPPHRDQRYSPAPRRSPPPYKRSRRGSPRGGYGPDDRHGYNYYGAYERGLGGRGGYADEKSYGRFGPRSAGGYQNGISDVESNRGYGDMPSQREGLMSYKQFIQELEDDILPAEAERRYQEYKSEYISTQKRAYFNAHKDEEWLKDKYHPTNLLTVIERRNENARQLAKEFLLDLQSGTLELNPGLEASVSNKSGQASEPNSEEEADTGGKRRRHGRGPNKENDFSAAPKAHPISSEPRRIQADVQQAQVLVRKLDAEKGIEDNTLCSSSDHNKNDDKAHSGSVGPIVIIRGLTSVKGLEGVELLDTLITYLWRIHGVDYYGMIETNEAKGFRHVRPEGTGHEETGKSGSDWEKKLDLFWQGRLNGLDPLEIMTAKEKIDAAAMEVLDPYVRKIRDEKYGWKYGCGAKGCTKLFHAAEFVHKHLKLKHPELVLEQTTKVREDLYFQNYMNDPDAPGGTPIMQQSQKDRPLKRRLGIEGRLRDDRGNRRDHDRNDRMNGDRPDNSPSSERQSLEMGNRDEAMYDSYAGPAIPPFASDIPPPPVLMPVPGAGPLGPFVPAPPEVAMQMLRDQGGPTSYDASGRKMRGGPHLGGAAPIIAVPPNFRPDPRRMRSYQDLDAPEDEVTVIDYRSL; via the exons ATGGCGGAGGTCATGAATGTGCCTCCAGAATCCCTCGACAAATCCCCTTCCTCCGATGCTCCCCCTCCTCCGCCGCCGCCTCCACCTCCGACTCAGCCCTCCCCTGCTGCGGACGACCTCCCTCCCCCGCCCCCGCCGCCGCATTACCAGCCCCGGCGAAGAGACCGCAGAGACGACAGGGATTTCGATCGCCCTCCCAACCGCCGCGGCGATTACTATGACCGCAACGCGTCGCCGCCTCGAGACAGAGACCGGGACAGGGACAGGGATTTCAAGCGCCGACGTAGCCCGAGCCCTCCCCACCGCGACCAGCGGTATTCTCCGGCACCGCGGCGTTCGCCTCCGCCGTACAAGCGGTCGCGCCGGGGGAGTCCTCGGGGCGGATATGGACCTGATGATAG ACATGGTTATAATTATTATGGTGCTTATGAACGGGGATTGGGTGGAAGAGGTGGTTATGCAGATGAGAAGTCCTATGGGAGGTTTGGACCACGTTCTGCTGGGGGTTATCAGAATGGGATTTCTG ATGTGGAATCCAATCGTGGTTATGGAGACATGCCAAGCCAAAG GGAGGGGCTGATGTCCTATAAGCAGTTCATTCAGGAGCTTGAGGATGATATACTACCCGCTGAAGCAGAGCGTAG GTATCAAGAATACAAATCAGAGTATATTTCAACCCAAAAACGAGCTTATTTTAATGCTCATAAGGATGAAGAGTG GTTGAAGGATAAATATCATCCAACAAATTTGCTTACAGTCATTGAAAG GAGGAATGAAAATGCTCGACAGCTAGCAAAGGAATTTTTGCTTGATTTACAGAGCGGAACATTAGAACT AAATCCTGGTTTGGAGGCCTCTGTATCCAACAAATCAGGGCAAGCTAGTGAGCCAAATTCAGAGGAGGAAGCAGACACTGGAGGCAAACGAAGAAGGCATGGAAGGGGACctaataaagaaaatgatttcTCAGCTGCTCCAAAGGCTCACCCAATCAGTTCTGAACCAAGAAGGATACAGGCAGATGTTCAACAGGCTCAGGTTCTTGTCCGGAAGCTTGATGCTGAAAAAGGGATTGAAGATAATACTTTGTGCAGCAGCAGCgatcataataaaaatgatgACAAGGCACACAGTGGATCTGTGGGCCCCATAGTAATTATTCGAGGCCTAACATCTGTTAAGGGTTTAGAAGGTGTCGAGCTTCTGGATACACTTATAACTTACCTTTGGCGGATTCATGGTGTGGATTATTATGGCATGATTGAGACTAACGAGGCTAAGGGCTTTAGGCATGTGAGACCAGAAGGGACGGGGCATGAAGAAACAGGTAAATCAGGGTCGGACTGGGAGAAGAAGCTTGATTTATTTTGGCAAGGAAGGCTGAATGGTTTGGATCCCTTGGAAATAATGACTGCTAAGGAGAAGATAGATGCTGCAGCAATGGAAGTATTGGATCCATATGTTAGAAAAATTAGGGATGAAAAGTATGGATGGAAGTATGGATGTGGAGCCAAGGGCTGCACAAAGCTTTTTCATGCTGCTGAATTTGTGCACAAACATCTGAAGCTCAAACACCCAGAGCTTGTTCTGGAACAGACTACGAAAGTACGAGAGGATCTCTACTTTCAAAATTACATGAA TGATCCAGATGCTCCTGGCGGGACACCCATAATGCAGCAATCTCAG aagGACAGACCCTTAAAGCGAAGATTAGGTATTGAGGGTCGATTAAGAGATGATCGTGGTAATAGACGAGACCATGATCGGAATGACAGAATGAATGGAGATAGGCCTGATAATTCCCCATCTAGTGAAAGACAGTCACTTGAGATGGGAAACCGTGATGAAGCAATGTATGATTCTTATGCAGGGCCAGCCATACCTCCATTTGCCTCAGATATACCTCCTCCACCAGTGTTGATGCCTGTACCTGGTGCCGG GCCTTTGGGACCCTTCGTTCCTGCTCCTCCAGAAGTTGCAATGCAGATGTTAAGAGATCAAGGAGGACCAACATCATATGATGCCTCTGGAAGAAAGATGCGGGGTGGCCCTCATTTGGGTGGTGCAGCACCAATTATTGCTGTTCCTCCAAACTTTAGACCAGATCCTCGGCGGATGCGAAG TTATCAAGATCTGGATGCCCCAGAGGACGAGGTTACTGTTATAGACTATCGGAGTTTGTAG